The segment GGCAGTCTGCCGTGTGCATGTAATGTTGCAAGTCAAAGACACTGAGGGCATGAATCACTTCACAGGCTGCTTCTTTTACCTTCACAAATCCTACACACAGCCCCAATAAACCCGCAGCATACCTGTCATAGCAGCACAGGGTATGTTTCCCCGGGTTTCTGGAGGGTTCAAGTGTGCCTTCTGACTTCTCTCATTTTGCCATGTGCAGCCATAATACACATATGTCTAATAGGATAAAATgaagttttacattttatagCCAGAAGATATTCACTGTTCATAAAATGTGCTATAAAAttctttatttaaattaattaaaaatgtccTCATATATGGACATAGGAAACCGCTGCCTGCCTGGTTATTGGAGACAAGGCAGTAGGTGTAGGTGTTTTCTATATTTTGACACTGAGTCCAAAAACAGTTATCTGCACTGTACCTGTACTGTTCCGTACAGCACAATGAATGTTAGCTGCCGAAACAAATAGATTGACGCTCTGCCTTCTGTATTGTCAATGGAAGAAGACGACTTAATGCTGTGTGTTAGGGCCGCAGACATCTTACTGCTCCTTTTAGAGAGTCCACATGATTAAAACGGCAAATCAGAACCACTTTGAACATGTTTTCAAATGATTCCTACATGTGGGTTTGCTCTTCCACATGATTTGTTTAGCTAACATTTCAAAGTGGATGGAAAGAATTTCGGAGCTTTATAGACTTGGATGGCATCTGTGAAAtgttttctacatttttaatgCAGTTCTGAAATAAGTGTGTATTTGAGAGTTACATTGGAGCAGTGGCATGGCTGCCAACATCTTGCTTGGGCTTGCTATAAAAATACTTGCAGACCAATCAGATGCCAGTTTCTTTAGCACAAAATGTGTGGTGGTGACAATTGCTAAAATACATCAAAGGTGTGtggaaaaggcagaaaagatCTGAAGTGTGAGCCACATTTGAAGGCTTGTTTACAACCTTTGTGTGTTTCATCAACGTGCTGTCAAACCGTCCAGAATTCTCACAAGCCAAGAGCTATCAAAAAACATCACATATGGTATTGAGCTTTTGTTGTATGTTTTCTAAAACAGTGAGGGATGTCTTataatcagaccagtgttttccTTAAAGGGAGATAAAAGCCATTGGGAGAAAATACACATCAAAGGGGGCATTGTCTGCACATTGTGAGGTCTGGCAtgactttaataataaaaaactgaaagaggTATTGTGGTATTAAGTTCTGTCCCACAATGCCTCAAGGATTTGCTTCAACTTTGAAACAAAGGTTCACTTTGAAAGTTTAAACTGAGAAATTTTTCTTCAAGGATTACTGGGATCCaacatatatatgcatatatatatatgtaactgCAGGATAATATGcttacatttttacaaaaactACACCGTAAcatcaaaatgcaaaaaaacacttttgtaAATGTAAGTATTCTAGCTTGCTACATAGCTAGCAAACTATTGTTAGCTACTCTGGCCCTCAGATGTTTTGGAGAAAATAGGAATAAATCAGACTCCCATCACTGGGAATACGTGAGAAGAGGTCAATTTCTAGGCCTTTGATAACATCTTGTGAGTGTATCTGGTGCCCACATGTGGTCTTATCCATTAACTCTATGTGTCTTTCAAATGTGTTGGACAGGACTCCTCTCCATGGTATACATGGCAACCAATTGCTAATCTTAACCAAGACGATGTTATGTCTAATTCTATGAGTGAGGTTTGGGAAAGGTTCCAGTGTTCCACATTTTCCACAAATTAGATTTTTGGGATAAAAGTCTGGAGCACCAGTCACCATCCACCTCTCCTGTGGTCTTTTGGTGCAGCATTTGCGTGTCAGCACCAAATTAGCCGATGTGTGGTCCTTGCTATCTTAAAATGTGACCACCTGTAATTTCTGAAGTATGTGATATTTAGACAAACGTACCGTTTTGATTTCAGAGGGTGTGGTGAAACTGGTTCACAAGTTCCCATCAAGTCCTGTTGAATTAtattgacaaaaataaataattcatacATGGAGGATTCTTACCAGTTTTAAACTCAGATGTGGCTCCAAAAAGATGATTCACAAGCTGGCAGTCTACACCTGCAACAAATCTTTTACTAAGCCTCCAGATCTCATTAATGCCAAAGTAACCACTGGTGTTTTTCACAGCGTCACGGTCTTAATTttatgaaatatgattcaagCAGAGGGAAAAGATCTGGCCGTATCCTTAGAGCAACAACCATATGGCCCATTTAATCCGTTTTTTCATTAGCTTtgttatgatgtgttttttttttttttttttttggagactTCTCATTATGTtactttgtttttcagatcCGATGATCGTCTTCTTAAGGGCTCCAGCTCTGAAACCCATTTTTGATCCCTATTGCTATTTAGTTTGTCACAACATATTGTGAATCAGTGCGTTATCAAGATTGGAAAAACTGTTAACAATAACATGATTTTacgtaatattttttttttttttagatgtatttGAACTGCTTCCTGTGTTAAACACTTCACACTCATCTGTAAATAGCTTATAAACATACCTGGGCATCTGTACATctgtacataaataaaaatgaccctgaactctctgtgttgttttggaATTTTGGAAGCATATTTATGGCTGCAACTGTTAAAACACGCTTGCTGGGCTTGCAGGCCACACCTCCACGCATAGCCTAAAGACACCACTCCCCTCCTCGTCTCTTGCTGTCCTCCCAGGTCCCTTTCACTTACTCTCATGCACCACTAAAGACACCTCACTGTCTGAAGCCTCCcgctctttgtttttttgaccCGCTgagtggtcagtgtgtgtttgtgttagtgtgtgtggttgttttagGTCTAGTGTTCACTGTGCGACAGTGTCATGCTGGCTGTGGCAGCATGTGGAGGGTGGCTGTAGTTTTGTCCCTGTTCGCTGCGCTCGCTCGTCCACTCTGGGCTCAGGATGGTGTCACAGCTGCCGCTATCACCCCTCAGGACTGCAGTCTGGACTGTATTCAACAGGTAAGCTGCATTCCAAAGCATTTTCACACCAGCTTTGATGTTTAAGTAGAGTGTTCCTTCTGCAGGATGTTTTTATGTGAAACTATAAGAGATGATAATGTACATCTGGTGCTACTGCTATTTAACACCCGTCTACATCTGTTTACttacagaggaggagcaggtaaacgCTTTGATGGTTGCTTTTACTTTACAGACTTACTGTTTTGTTGCACCGTCTTGTGCATGCATGGGGTttacatttgttgtttgttagCATTTTGGAAATGCAAGTTATAGATTATTATTCTTCTAACCCAGCAGAATTCCTTTACAGCTGTTAAATAAGTCCTGACGTGTATTATAAGTTTTATATGCGCATTTTTACAAAATAATTGAGACCTTTACTACTGGACTGGACGTGttggaagtgaaaaaaaaacattccctgATTTAAAGGATTTAAGAAAAAGTAAAATAGCAAACAATGGGTGGATTCTCTTCTCACAAAGTCATTGAAAGAGAATCCAGAGAAGGGCTTAAAGCCCAAATTGAATGGTGGTGATCCTCTGGTCctgcattttattaaaaaaaaaaaaaagcatgattCTAGAGGAGATGAATCCCTGCACCCACAGATTGTTTTCTGAAACAAGAAGATGCCACTGGGGTTATTCTTTACAaaaccttttttctttattgtacTGAGGTGTACTACACTCACTCTCACTGAATACAATCAAAATCTGCACTGCATGTTCCAACCTGATCTGTTTAAAAATGCCCTGAatatgcagtgaaaacatgactTCTGGTAAGAGAAGAGATAATATAACCACAGGACTGAAAGGAAGGAATATCAATTAACACTATTATGGTTACACAAGGAGTGCGCAGTGCTTTCATCAACTCTGCTGTATCTAACCTCAGCCTGACAGGACTTTATTTgactcatcttttttttatcttttgaaTTTTTCTTTGGATTTTTCTTGCTTAGCAAGTTGGCGATGTTCCCACCAGATTGCGTGCAAGTAAACATTTACGCTACACAGACTTTCTGCCATTGCCTCACCTGACATTTTAACTACCATTGTGTTAACaatcatgctctctctctctctctctctctctctccttctctcatgCCTGAGGCAAAaactcttttttctctttctcatttTAGCCACCTCTTAATGGATCTCTAAACCTGCAGGGCAAGTCAGCAGAGGTAGAAGAAATATTTGGACTACTTATTAGAAGAGTCATAAAGAcaactttaataaaaaaaactaataacTGATTTTAGTGTAACATTTTTGTTATCAGAAATCAGGACTACATCTGTGAACTGCAGCTGAGCCCTGTTTCTTGCAAGTATAGGACATTTTTTGGGAGATTTCCTACATTGTTGTTTTGTGCCAtctaccgtattttcacgactataaggcgcacctaaaagtataaaattttctcaaaagtcggccctgcgccttataatacggtgcgccttgtgtatgggttgagtaccagacacgggaCATGATACGTAAAGTACGTACTGGCAGCAaatcaccaatcagctgaacgctacgtcatacgtacactacgcacgctagcagcgatgaaccaatcagatggatactacgtaacacaccggttcagccgattggtgaattgctgccggatggtttttttccacgcatcaccctcgctgctgatccgcgactccgcgtacgcccgtctcaccgctggtgtaaaaatacaggcgaagcagatgaTTTCATAGCTTGCcgtaatcccgggagggttaacaaagaactccaaccgctggacatcggcgtaaacagggcgttcaaagtaaagttgcgagcggtgtgggagcgatggatggcggacagcgagcacagctttactgcgaggcagcgccgggcgagttacgtcaGCATATGTAAAtggattgtggacacatgggctcatgtttctgcagtgactgttgcccgagcttttgtgaaagccggcataatttccgaacaataataataataatttccgaacagccagccggcaacgtgtgtggctgtgactctgacagcgatgagagggaagctggcaggtttgaactcgcgcagttgtttcctgtttattgttgtaataaatgttctgtagagtcagccactggtaaggatgaattaggaatcactgtggtgcatctgattaaaatgcgggacaacgtatatccgaagatggtctttatgtattaataaagtgtaaagataaagttggaatcacaacaggcattcagcagcagccactgctctgcccatagaaacacacgctgtttctctgtcactgccaccgtcgagagagcggctgcaccggctcctcactgatatccagccggtttttactgaatcgctgctgattgagatgtgagcggcttgcggaggatgcggagcttaaagctgagatgcgagggtccgatcgcatatcagggctggatggacgaggagaGAATAGGAGAGTGGCTCAGAGAAGTTTACGTAAAGAGAccgggtgttttttttccacgtatcaccctcgctgctgatctgtgactccatgcgcgcccatctcaccgctggagtaaaaaacaggtgaagcagacgaattCGGAGCTATATATACATcataaacccccccccccccccctttttagAACATTTTAGAAGAAATGTCTGGTCAGTACAGTTGTACTGTAGCTCTGTCTGCTTCAGTCAATGCTGCACAACAATCCAGCTCACACTAAAAAAGGAAGGAATTAACTGGCAGGATCAGTAATGTTCATGCTGAAGACGAATCCTTCCACAACATCTAACCATGTCAAGTGTCTGTAGTCACGAAGGGGCTTTATGAATTATAATACAGCAGCTTCACAACAATGTGCAAACCACTGGTCACGCTCACGAACAGAAAAGGCCAGATTAGACCTTACCAGAAAACATCAGACATCGCATGAAGGCCCACCCCCATGAACACATTGAAATGCAACTGGAAAACaggttctgttttcaaggactgaaatatttgAATTCAAgttacatttttattaataacaggctGACCAGAATGATGCCAAGAGAAAAAGCAGCTCATTATCCAAACACTGTGGAGGCAGTCTTATGGCATGGACATGTATGTCTGCCAGTGGAACCAAGTCACTGGTGTTTACTGATGATGTGACCGTATAGACAGAAGCGGCACAGGGAATTCTAGAGTGTAGAGTGTGTCTTCACTGGCCGAGTTAGTCACCTGATTTAAACCCACTTACTGAAGACAAGctgaagacaacaacaaacaaacagcagtcatGGCCTGGCAAAGTGTCTCAAAGGAGGAAACCCAGCAGAAATTAACAGCAATTATTTGTATAGTTTATGAGCCaccacaaatgtgtgtgtgtgtgaaaacaactATAATTACAGAATGGTTTATGCTACACTTTTGTGAAAACCCATGAAATAAATCAGAAAAAGTCCTGACAGCACTCATGTCTCATGACGTAGacaatacaaaaaacaaaaaacacatatcATAGAATATTTATGAATCTGATTGCATGTAAATGTGCGCAGATGTTTGGAAGTCAAAAACCCCCTGTTGGTCTACACTTGGCTCCTTACTAAACATTCCTCTTTGGTTAAAGTATCACTGTTTTTATAAAATGTTACAGTGTGAACAGTAAGGATGTGAGgagcagctgtttttgtttaaaaagatAACTAGGGGAGTTATTTAATGTGACATAAATTTCATGCAGAAGAATTATAGGATCAATTTATTGCACACATCTGATCCACGCACAATTAAATAGAACAAAATGAAAGAGATAGAATGCACGGACTGAAGGCAAATAAATTACAAAGTAATGCAACTCTCACAAATCTGTATTAAGTCACCTTTCAACAAGCCAAGAAAATGCACCAGaccatgtgcgtaaatgcgcactatacccctctgtttctttcttcttgcCAAAAAGTAGCCCTACGTACTGGATTtaaagttgcacttatcactcactattATTGGTGCTCACCCTGAAACTCATTATtccttttttcctctgcagggaGAACCTTCATGTGAATACTGCAGAATAACCAGAAGTGATATCAAGGAGGCCCTTGGTTTCAACACCATCGATGCTTTTGGAAGTAAGTCGGAATTAGACAGGCTGCAAATATCTGCCTCACTAAATACACTGACGAACTGAGTTATGAACTATGCACATTAGCATAAGCAATGAGTGGACAATGCTCCTTGAAGGTTTCACATGCAGATAAGACTGGAGAACAAATAAAGTAAaggaaacagatgaaaatatATATCTATGAGTTCTCAAGATAATCTTATTGTAAATCCAAGTGTTGGTAAATAGCTCCTGCATATAAATGCTTACAACATGTAGGCTACTTGCATAAAAGCTATGTGAAAGAGTTTACTATCTTGTTTCTGAATCGTGTTTGTCTGCAGGTTGTGTTCCATATCCATGTTTGGAGCTGATAGGAGGAAAAGACCCCAATGTCTGTCAACATTATGTCCAAGCACCAGATGATGTGACGGTCGAGTTTCTACATGAACCGAACCCCCTGTCTGACACTGTAGTAGTCTCCTGGAAGCCAAGTTACTACGGTATGTTAGCTATAAATGCACACATTCAtatgttcattcattttatgAGTGCACTTGCTGTATCACTATACATTATGAGAGACTGTTGATTATTGTGCACGTGACTGAGGCACTAACAAGCTTAATGGACCATGCTCTAAAAACAGCATATCCACACACAATACATGTGTGACATTGTAAAGTGCATGGTAATGGATCACTAATGTCatgctctctcactcttttgtgtgtttgcggCAGGGATCGCCTTCCTGCGAGGTTTTCAGGTGACCCTTCAGGCCTTGGGAGGTTTCAGTATTGCGTGTCAGCTCTTTCTCTTCCATCGCAATGTGTCTCTCCCAGCTTCACATGCTCAAAGGGTAGGAAGGGCCCAACCGCCTCCTTTATGTGTCTGGTATGCTGTTTGACAACATGAATTCAAACGCTCGCCTCACATGGGTGTCAATCACAGAGATGCTAATTTAGATCTTAGATAAGATACAAAATACTGGCTTTTATGTGatatatatttctattatatataaagtataaacTACTATAAACACTTATAAACTAAGTGTCTCATGTTCAAAGCTGGTGTTTGCAAAATCATACTACATTTTGGGTGAGATCACAATGACATCATACTCCCCTCAAACAGGAAACATGTCATAAGAGGAGGTTTGCTATTAAAAGCTGTAAATAACAAGTGAAGCTGCAAGTGAGGCTGTGAAGAAAAGTTTCCTGTTTAAGTTACAGGCCTGCATTGGATATGTGCACCCGTACATGATGTTGGCAGGGTTGCGTTTTAGCTTACATCTTACACGTAACATGCAGCATTTCATCATTTtaagaaattaaaaaagaaaaatgacacacagaaaTATCATGTCTCACATGTAGGCGTGTTTATATTTATGGCATTAATCAAACGTTCCATGACACTTATTAGCTGTTTAGTGCTGTTGAGTAACACAAActttaaaatttttaaaaaaaaattaaattatttagaTGCCTATAGGCCagtttcatattttttcttatATTAACACAGAGTATCATTTGATATAACAGGGGGTAACAAAAGGTACAACGTGGTATGGACACTGCAGTGCAGTGGGTCTGTGAGGAATTAGTTGGTATAATCACAGCAGTGTTTGACAGCATAAATCAAACTGTAATCCACAGTCAGAGCTAATTTAAGAAGCATAATTAGCTTAGTTAACAATTTACAGGCCTGCAAAACAGCAGCCTGCCGACTCAGTTCTGTGCGTCTTttgatgctgtgttttgttgcaCACAGATTGTTGGAATCTATTTTCTGATAGCTGAACAGCTACAAAGAAAAGCTAATAAGGGCCCTAATAAAAGACCCAGCTACATGTGAATATTAAACCATAAGGTGAGAAAAAGAACAGCAGAGCCAACAGCCAACTTAGTTGTATCTCCAAAAACATTTACCTCACCTTATTTAAGCCTGTGATAAAACTACACAGTATCATTTAAGGGGtattaaaaaacaatttaatgAGTGCTGCTGCATTCTGCAGGTGTACAAGTCAGACCCCTTCCTAGGCCTCTCCCTCGGGTCCCAGTATGCTGTTACCGTCATGGCTCTGCCTGTGCCTGAGGAGTGGGAGAAGTTTTACCAAAGCAAGATTTTCTCCACACAATGTGAGACTCTGTCAAGCGTTAGGCTACAGATTATCTCTTCACATGCAGTCATGTCATTTTGCCTCTCATGTCTTTGCAGCATGTGCAGAGAAGAATGGCCTGGAGCGGTGCAAGAAAGGTGGGAGAAACTTCTTATAGTTCCCTGAACCTAATCTGACCTGGTGTAATAATTCATCAATTTATTTACCAAGTTATCCTTTTATGGTCTGTTTCTAGACTGGTACCCCAAACATGTTGAGGTTCAGCAGAATGGCAGCGCCGTCACCGTGACCTTTAACCTGGCCCCCCCGAGCCTGGGCATCAGAAGCTACTTCTCACTGTGTTACGCAAACGGCATTACAAGATACACAGATATAACACCTGTGAGTGCCTTGTTCTTCCATTCATTGCATTATAAAATCTAAAACGTTCTTTGTTATTCATTGTATTAACCATTTATTTGATTTCTTTAgaatccaaaaaacaaaactcaccACAGCTATCAGCTGAATGATCTTAAAGAAGGAACCAACTACACCTGTGAGGTAAAATGCAACTGTATGGACACCTTACACTGATTATAGTATTATACCACCACTCATCCTGAAAGAGTTAAATTTGCTACTTACTAGTAATAGTAGTAGTTACTTATTTGTGCTTTTGTGTCACTAAATAAAGATATAATTTGATGTAAAATGTTGATTTGTTTACACAAGAGGGCTATTGAAAGGCTATGAAATATTCTTTAAACGACCATGTGTGTGGTGACTCCGAGTCGACAAACTTCAATTTCCAATATTTTTATCATGTCAGATTGCAGCTAATGAGATGGATGCAGTGAGGAAAATGTTCAGTATTCACATCATGCACCCTCAAAGAGGtaagtgctgtgggtctctacAACCACAATATATCATAGCAGTGCAACCTCTTTACTTTTTTAAGTACATAATGCAGCAAACTTTGAACTACATCTTTTTAATAGTAATGTGGACTCATCAGCTCTTTCACTTCTCCTCAGAATCTTCCTCTGTCACTCCCTCGCTGGCTGTGATGCTTCCACTCTGTCTGGCCATAGTAGCCATTGGAATCTTATCTGCTGCTCTGATAAGGAAGAGGCCCACACTGCGCATAAAGAAACTTGCCATAAATCCAGGTACAGCAATAAACCACAACCTCAGCCTCATACGTGtaactctctcttttttttaatcacatctgcagcatgtgaaATAccaacagatttgttttttgtcatcAATTCAGATATAatcaagcagcatgaagaggcAGGGCCTCAGCAGGAAGTGCTATCCATGCCCGAAAACAGGCTGACCCCTCCTCAACTTCTGATTTGCTACAGCGCCTGTGACGGCCCTGCTCACGTCAAAGCTGTCATGCAGTTAGGTGCTTTCATTCAGCAGCACATGGCCACTAAGGTACCAAACATGACATTTCATGGTGTTATATTAGATTACATACTGAAAGGATAGTTTCTGGAAGATCATGTCAATGTGCTGGATATTACATTCTCTTTTGTTTCATAGGATAATAAGTAAGGCTGTTGTCCTTTTTCCTCAGGTGTGTTTGGATCTGTGGGACTCTCTGAGTTTGGCTGAGGAGGGAAGCATGGCCTGGCACTGCAGGCAGATCCGGGAGAGTGACTTTGTTTTGGTCATATGTTCTCAAGGCCTCAGCCACAGACCTGCACTTTCAGATCCGGAGCAGAGCGATGAAGATGAGGAAGCAGACTTTGGTTCCTACAGCTCTAACGCAGTGGTCCGACTCATTGGAGAGGAAGTGGGCCAAGCCAAAGCCAGAGGCCAGGACCTGTCCAAATATATGGCAGCCATTTTTCAGTACTCAGAGGAAACAGACATTCCCACTGAGCTGAGGCTGGTGTCTCACTACACACTCATGGCCGACTTACCGCTGCTCTTCTCCCATCTCCATGGAGTGGCTCTGCACAGACCCGGGGGTTACCTGAAGATAAATTACATCTCAGAGGAAGGCTTTGCTAAATTGCCAGCtggagctgctctgcagtgtgCTATCCATGAGGCTGGGATGGCAATGAGGGCGAGGAAACAGCACGCTGTGGAGCGAGGGGAATTAGCAGCCCTTA is part of the Parambassis ranga chromosome 7, fParRan2.1, whole genome shotgun sequence genome and harbors:
- the LOC114439048 gene encoding interleukin-17 receptor D produces the protein MWRVAVVLSLFAALARPLWAQDGVTAAAITPQDCSLDCIQQGEPSCEYCRITRSDIKEALGFNTIDAFGSCVPYPCLELIGGKDPNVCQHYVQAPDDVTVEFLHEPNPLSDTVVVSWKPSYYGIAFLRGFQVTLQALGGFSIACQLFLFHRNVSLPASHAQRVYKSDPFLGLSLGSQYAVTVMALPVPEEWEKFYQSKIFSTQSCAEKNGLERCKKDWYPKHVEVQQNGSAVTVTFNLAPPSLGIRSYFSLCYANGITRYTDITPNPKNKTHHSYQLNDLKEGTNYTCEIAANEMDAVRKMFSIHIMHPQRESSSVTPSLAVMLPLCLAIVAIGILSAALIRKRPTLRIKKLAINPDIIKQHEEAGPQQEVLSMPENRLTPPQLLICYSACDGPAHVKAVMQLGAFIQQHMATKVCLDLWDSLSLAEEGSMAWHCRQIRESDFVLVICSQGLSHRPALSDPEQSDEDEEADFGSYSSNAVVRLIGEEVGQAKARGQDLSKYMAAIFQYSEETDIPTELRLVSHYTLMADLPLLFSHLHGVALHRPGGYLKINYISEEGFAKLPAGAALQCAIHEAGMAMRARKQHAVERGELAALTP